Proteins from a genomic interval of Rosa chinensis cultivar Old Blush chromosome 2, RchiOBHm-V2, whole genome shotgun sequence:
- the LOC112183915 gene encoding putative UDP-rhamnose:rhamnosyltransferase 1, with protein MDSTTEPKKLHIAFFPWLAFGHIIPFLEIAKHVARRGHKDSFISTPRNIQRLPKIPEKLTPLINLVQIPLPNVKNLPENAEATTDIPSHMIPYLKIAPDGLEVGISEFLRSQIPDWIIYDFASYWLPPIAIELGISLALFNTCNASTLCFLGPTSPDLISRYSLRTQPQQLTVPPDWIPFSSKVAYRPFEAKRLFNIAAKPKASAVEAGGVTEMFPIQAAVEGCQIYFVRTCKEMEAEWLDLLQHLHQKTLVIPVGLLPPELQQRDEDQEDGSSWSRIAEWLDKQEKETIVYVTLGSEANLSQEEFNELALGLELSGLPFFWALTKLPLCEDGESLKLPDWFVDRTNGHGIFWISWAPQLKILSHESIGGFLTHCGWSSVIEGLHYGRPLIMFPVLYDQGLNARFWDKKFGIEVPRDEETGSFTRNTVAESLSLVVREGEGKAYRDGAREYSKLFRDKDLHARYMDKCVEYLEID; from the coding sequence ATGGACTCCACTACTGAGCCTAAGAAGCTTCACATAGCCTTTTTCCCATGGCTAGCATTTGGTCACATAATCCCATTTCTTGAGATTGCCAAGCACGTAGCTCGGAGAGGTCACAAGGACTCCTTCATATCCACACCAAGAAACATCCAACGTCTCCCTAAAATCCCAGAAAAACTAACCCCTTTAATAAATTTAGTCCAAATCCCACTTCCCAACGTCAAAAACCTCCCGGAAAATGCTGAAGCTACCACAGATATCCCATCCCACATGATCCCGTATCTCAAAATAGCTCCAGATGGACTTGAAGTGGGCATTTCTGAATTCCTACGGAGTCAAATTCCGGATTGGATTATATACGACTTCGCCTCTTACTGGCTACCACCAATAGCTATCGAGCTCGGCATCTCACTAGCCCTATTCAATACTTGCAATGCTTCCACTCTATGTTTCCTGGGACCAACATCACCGGATCTAATATCTCGTTACAGTCTTAGAACACAACCCCAGCAACTCACTGTCCCTCCTGACTGGATTCCCTTTTCTTCAAAAGTAGCTTATAGGCCTTTTGAGGCCAAGAGATTGTTCAATATTGCTGCCAAGCCAAAAGCTTCTGCTGTAGAAGCTGGAGGCGTTACGGAAATGTTTCCTATACAGGCAGCTGTTGAAGGTTGTCAAATTTATTTTGTTCGAACATGTAAAGAGATGGAAGCAGAGTGGCTCGATTTGCTTCAACACCTTCATCAGAAAACTCTTGTGATTCCGGTAGGTCTATTGCCACCAGAATTACAACAGAGAGATGAAGATCAAGAAGACGGCAGCAGCTGGTCTAGAATTGCTGAATGGTTGGATAAACAAGAGAAGGAGACCATAGTTTACGTTACATTGGGAAGTGAGGCTAATCTAAGTCAAGAAGAGTTTAATGAATTGGCTCTTGGATTAGAGCTTTCTGGGTTGCCATTCTTTTGGGCACTGACTAAACTACCTCTATGTGAGGATGGTGAATCGTTGAAGTTACCGGACTGGTTTGTGGACCGAACAAATGGTCATGGGATTTTCTGGATATCTTGGGCTCCTCAGCTCAAAATATTGTCCCACGAGTCAATCGGCGGTTTCTTGACTCACTGTGGTTGGAGTTCAGTCATAGAAGGTCTACATTATGGACGTCCCCTTATCATGTTTCCAGTCTTGTATGATCAAGGGCTAAATGCTAGGTTTTGGGACAAGAAGTTTGGGATTGAGGTACCAAGAGACGAAGAGACTGGATCGTTTACGAGGAACACGGTGGCTGAGTCACTGAGTTTGGTTGTCAGAGAGGGAGAGGGGAAGGCTTACAGAGATGGTGCCAGAGAGTACAGTAAGTTATTTAGGGACAAAGACCTCCATGCCAGATACATGGACAAATGTGTTGAGTATTTGGAAATTGATTAA